A section of the Rhizobium sp. SSA_523 genome encodes:
- a CDS encoding Tim44/TimA family putative adaptor protein — protein MGANDFITLFFLVAAVLIFLQLRSVLGRRTGNEKPPVDPFSARDAARGPGGDDGKVVTLPRRDQPEDDNRWSEIDAVAKPGTALNDGLRDLVKADPSFQPKEFLNGARMAYEMIVLAFADGDRKTLKSLLSKEVFEGFEAAIAEREARGEVVKSSFVGIDKADIIQVAVKGHEELVTTRIVSQLISATYDSAGTLIDGDAEAVAEVIDIWTFSRDTRSRDPNWKLVATESEH, from the coding sequence ATGGGCGCGAACGATTTTATAACTCTTTTTTTCCTCGTGGCGGCAGTGCTGATCTTTTTGCAGTTGCGCAGTGTTCTTGGACGGCGAACCGGCAATGAGAAGCCGCCGGTCGATCCCTTCAGTGCCCGGGATGCAGCGCGCGGCCCCGGCGGTGACGATGGCAAAGTGGTGACCCTGCCGCGTCGGGATCAGCCCGAGGACGATAATCGCTGGAGCGAGATCGACGCCGTGGCAAAGCCGGGCACAGCGCTGAATGACGGGCTGCGCGACCTGGTCAAGGCCGATCCCTCCTTCCAGCCGAAGGAGTTCCTGAACGGCGCCCGAATGGCTTATGAGATGATCGTTTTGGCCTTTGCCGATGGCGACCGCAAGACGCTGAAGTCGCTCCTGTCGAAGGAGGTCTTCGAAGGCTTCGAGGCGGCGATCGCCGAACGCGAAGCGCGCGGCGAAGTCGTCAAGTCGAGCTTTGTCGGCATCGACAAGGCCGATATCATCCAGGTGGCGGTGAAGGGTCACGAGGAGCTTGTCACCACGCGGATCGTTAGCCAGCTGATCTCGGCCACCTATGACAGTGCCGGTACCTTGATCGATGGCGATGCCGAGGCTGTGGCGGAAGTCATCGACATCTGGACCTTCTCGCGTGACACGCGGTCGCGTGATCCCAACTGGAAACTGGTTGCAACCGAATCAGAGCATTGA
- a CDS encoding shikimate dehydrogenase, translating to MIDSRETEKKAFVIGSPIRHSRSPLIHSYWLKQFGLAGSYQAIDVPEAELETFFSDLRSKGDYRGGNVTLPHKERAYHLADEPDELSREIGAANTIWVEEGRIKATNTDSYGFAANLDARAPGWDKIGSVVILGAGGASRAVIQAVRNRGIGEIHVVNRTLPRAQDLARHFGSPVFAHSFAALPELLRGSRLLINTTSLGMHGETAVDIDLSVMAPQAIVTDIVYVPLETPLLAEARRQGLTTVDGLGMLLHQAVPGFETWFGQRPVVDDNLRNLVIADMGKTA from the coding sequence ATGATTGATTCACGTGAAACAGAAAAAAAAGCCTTTGTTATCGGCTCGCCCATCCGTCACTCCCGTTCGCCGCTCATTCACAGCTATTGGCTGAAGCAATTTGGCCTGGCTGGCAGCTACCAGGCGATCGATGTGCCGGAAGCGGAGCTTGAAACCTTCTTCTCCGACCTGCGGTCGAAAGGCGACTATCGCGGCGGCAATGTAACATTGCCTCATAAGGAACGTGCCTATCACCTCGCCGACGAGCCGGATGAGTTGTCACGGGAAATCGGCGCTGCCAATACGATCTGGGTGGAAGAGGGCCGGATCAAAGCCACCAATACCGATAGTTATGGTTTCGCCGCCAATCTCGATGCACGGGCGCCAGGGTGGGACAAGATCGGTAGCGTCGTCATTCTTGGGGCGGGCGGTGCGAGCAGAGCCGTCATCCAGGCCGTACGCAACAGGGGAATTGGAGAGATCCATGTCGTCAACCGTACGCTGCCGCGGGCGCAGGATCTGGCTCGCCATTTCGGCTCTCCCGTTTTTGCCCATTCCTTTGCGGCCTTGCCGGAGCTCCTGCGCGGGAGCCGCCTGCTGATCAATACCACATCGCTCGGCATGCATGGTGAAACTGCGGTGGATATCGACTTGAGCGTCATGGCTCCGCAAGCGATTGTCACGGATATCGTCTATGTTCCCCTGGAGACACCGCTCCTGGCGGAGGCGCGCCGGCAAGGACTGACAACCGTCGATGGCCTCGGAATGCTCCTGCACCAAGCGGTTCCGGGTTTCGAAACCTGGTTCGGCCAGCGGCCCGTCGTCGACGACAATCTGCGCAATCTGGTGATTGCCGATATGGGCAAGACTGCATGA
- a CDS encoding pyruvate, water dikinase regulatory protein — translation MENRKSFFHLHLISDSTGETLISAGRAASAQFRSALPIEHVYPLIRNRRQLTPVLEAIDDKPGIVLYTIVDEDLARHVDESCRLIGVPSVNLLEPVLATFQTYLGDRSRRRVGAQYVLNSDYFKRIEALNFAMDHDDGQMADNYDEADVVVVGISRTSKTPTCIYLANRGIKAANLPIVPGVPLPDSLLHATRPLVVGLIATTDRISQVREHRELGTVAGFDRSHYTDRANINEELKYARSLCARHQWPVIDVTRRSIEETAAAIVALRPKLR, via the coding sequence GTGGAGAACCGCAAAAGCTTCTTTCATCTGCACCTGATATCTGACTCCACGGGAGAGACTCTCATCTCCGCCGGACGTGCGGCCTCGGCACAGTTCCGCTCGGCCCTTCCCATCGAACATGTCTATCCCTTGATCCGGAACCGTCGTCAGCTCACGCCCGTGCTGGAGGCGATCGACGACAAGCCGGGCATCGTCCTCTATACCATTGTCGATGAAGACCTGGCGCGGCACGTGGATGAGAGCTGCCGGCTGATCGGCGTGCCGAGCGTCAACCTTCTCGAGCCTGTGCTGGCAACGTTCCAGACCTATCTTGGCGATCGATCCAGGCGCCGGGTGGGCGCGCAGTATGTTTTGAACTCCGATTACTTCAAGCGCATCGAAGCGCTGAATTTCGCCATGGATCATGATGATGGTCAGATGGCGGATAATTACGACGAGGCGGATGTCGTCGTGGTCGGCATCAGCCGCACATCCAAAACACCCACCTGCATCTATCTTGCCAATAGAGGCATCAAGGCCGCCAATCTGCCGATTGTCCCAGGCGTGCCGCTGCCGGACAGTCTGCTTCATGCAACCCGGCCGCTGGTGGTGGGGCTGATCGCCACGACCGATCGCATCTCGCAGGTGCGCGAACATCGTGAACTTGGGACGGTCGCGGGCTTCGATCGCAGTCACTATACCGACCGTGCCAATATTAATGAGGAACTCAAATATGCGCGCAGCCTTTGCGCGAGGCACCAATGGCCGGTCATCGACGTGACGCGGCGGTCGATCGAAGAAACGGCAGCGGCGATCGTTGCCCTTCGCCCGAAGCTGAGATAG
- the secB gene encoding protein-export chaperone SecB — protein sequence MANENQTQSPSLTILAQYTKDLSFENPGAPRSLQARDKAPSININVNVNANPLSDTDFDVVLTLNAEAKDGDKVVFVTELVYGGVFRITGFPQEHMLPVLFIECPRLLFPFARQIISDVTRNGGFPPLMIDPIDFGQMFAQRVAEEQARGQTPSLNS from the coding sequence ATGGCCAACGAAAATCAGACGCAATCTCCATCGCTCACCATTCTTGCGCAGTACACGAAGGACCTCTCCTTCGAAAATCCTGGCGCTCCCCGTTCGCTGCAGGCCCGCGACAAGGCTCCGTCGATCAATATCAACGTGAACGTCAACGCCAATCCGCTGTCCGACACGGATTTCGACGTGGTCCTCACGCTGAACGCCGAAGCCAAGGATGGCGACAAGGTCGTTTTCGTGACGGAACTGGTCTATGGCGGCGTCTTCCGCATTACCGGATTCCCGCAGGAGCACATGCTGCCGGTGCTGTTCATCGAATGCCCGCGCCTGCTCTTCCCCTTCGCACGCCAGATCATTTCGGATGTCACGCGCAATGGCGGTTTCCCGCCGCTGATGATCGACCCGATCGATTTCGGCCAGATGTTCGCGCAGCGCGTCGCCGAAGAGCAGGCGCGTGGCCAGACCCCTTCGCTGAACAGCTGA
- a CDS encoding helix-turn-helix domain-containing protein, whose amino-acid sequence MTPFGEALRDLRREKGVTQQEMARAIGVSPAYLSALEHGRRGRPSFEFIQRVCGYFNIIWDEAEELLRLAEGSDPRVTVDTAGLPARYTALANLLARKIRHLEPDMVEDMIERLENTRNRG is encoded by the coding sequence GTGACGCCGTTCGGGGAAGCGCTGCGGGACTTGCGCCGGGAAAAAGGGGTGACGCAACAGGAGATGGCGCGGGCCATCGGTGTGTCTCCCGCCTATCTTTCGGCTTTGGAACATGGCCGCCGCGGCCGACCGAGTTTCGAATTCATCCAGCGCGTCTGCGGCTATTTCAACATAATCTGGGATGAGGCGGAGGAATTGCTGCGGCTGGCGGAGGGGTCCGACCCCAGGGTCACGGTCGATACGGCCGGTCTGCCGGCGCGATATACCGCCCTTGCCAACCTGCTGGCGCGGAAAATTCGCCATCTGGAACCAGACATGGTAGAGGACATGATCGAGCGGCTGGAAAATACCCGAAATCGGGGATAA
- a CDS encoding FxsA family protein codes for MRLFLFPLLFFGLPLAEIAGFVVVGRWLGLWSTLGLVILSAFIGILLLRQQGLSLLREISEESRQGRTPAKAIVSGAMMVVAAILLIIPGFLTDLIGILLFLPPVRHSLWNRIGRAIVVRTSYSRTTAGGFGSGPNQEPRTPPASRTIDLDEEDFERKPRTSSSPWSDRRLDDK; via the coding sequence ATGCGTCTTTTCCTGTTTCCGCTTCTGTTCTTCGGCCTCCCGCTGGCGGAAATCGCCGGCTTTGTCGTCGTGGGGCGCTGGCTCGGCCTGTGGTCGACGCTGGGTCTGGTGATCCTGTCTGCGTTTATCGGCATTCTCCTGTTGCGACAGCAGGGCCTCAGCCTTTTGCGGGAGATCAGCGAAGAAAGCCGTCAGGGCCGCACGCCGGCAAAAGCCATTGTCAGCGGAGCCATGATGGTGGTGGCCGCCATCCTCTTGATCATTCCGGGCTTCCTGACGGATCTGATCGGCATCCTGCTCTTTCTTCCGCCAGTCCGACACAGTCTCTGGAACCGGATCGGCCGCGCAATCGTGGTTCGCACCAGCTATTCGCGCACGACGGCAGGAGGGTTCGGAAGTGGGCCAAATCAGGAGCCGCGAACGCCGCCGGCCAGCCGCACGATCGATCTCGACGAAGAGGATTTCGAGCGGAAGCCCAGGACATCCTCTTCCCCCTGGTCGGACCGCCGACTGGATGACAAATGA
- a CDS encoding murein transglycosylase A has product MGGWETDDPRPLFSVMQSCLSHLRTAKPYRTGALGLTAQDLTGLLLAAQAARADSPEAARRFFEEETVPFLILRDDGSQGFVTAFYEPEVDVSDRPDSGYRYPFYRRPADLIDLEDKERPAGLDASYVFARRHGEDILPYPDRREIDQGYLDGQGLEIAWARSKVDVFFAHVQGAARLRYADGRIRRITYSAKAGHPFSAIGKLLIDRGEIPAAEISMQAIRAWLDRNPAQVDEVLWHNRSYIFFRDAAVDDPALGPIAAAKVPLLAGRSLAVDRQIHTFGFPFFIRSETLTHLDEGKPFARLMMALDTGSAIVGPSRGDIFTGSGDRAGDLAGTVRNPADFFLLVPKAAAGRMSG; this is encoded by the coding sequence ATGGGGGGGTGGGAGACAGATGATCCCCGCCCCCTCTTCTCTGTGATGCAGTCCTGTCTTTCTCATCTTCGAACTGCAAAACCATACCGCACCGGGGCTCTCGGGCTGACTGCGCAGGATCTGACAGGGCTTCTTCTGGCAGCCCAGGCCGCCAGAGCCGACAGCCCTGAGGCTGCCCGTCGCTTCTTCGAAGAGGAGACGGTTCCCTTCCTCATCCTGCGCGATGATGGCAGCCAGGGCTTCGTCACCGCCTTTTATGAACCGGAGGTGGATGTCTCGGATCGGCCAGACTCCGGCTATCGATATCCTTTCTACCGGCGGCCGGCGGATCTGATCGATCTGGAAGACAAGGAGCGGCCGGCCGGCCTGGATGCATCCTATGTCTTTGCACGCCGGCATGGCGAAGACATTCTTCCCTATCCGGACCGGCGGGAGATCGACCAGGGCTATCTTGACGGCCAGGGTCTGGAGATCGCCTGGGCGCGGTCGAAAGTGGATGTCTTCTTTGCTCATGTTCAAGGCGCCGCTCGGCTGCGCTATGCCGACGGGCGGATACGGCGCATTACCTATTCTGCCAAGGCCGGACATCCCTTTTCGGCGATCGGCAAGCTCCTGATCGATCGCGGTGAGATTCCCGCAGCCGAAATTTCGATGCAGGCGATACGGGCCTGGCTCGATCGGAATCCGGCTCAGGTTGATGAGGTGCTCTGGCACAATCGTTCCTATATTTTCTTTCGCGACGCGGCCGTCGATGATCCGGCACTGGGTCCGATTGCGGCGGCGAAGGTGCCGCTTCTGGCGGGCCGGTCGCTTGCCGTGGATCGGCAGATCCACACTTTCGGCTTTCCCTTCTTCATTCGTTCGGAGACTTTGACGCATCTGGATGAGGGCAAGCCGTTTGCCCGTTTGATGATGGCGCTGGATACCGGGTCTGCAATTGTCGGACCATCGCGCGGGGACATTTTCACCGGCTCGGGTGACCGGGCCGGCGATCTGGCCGGAACGGTTCGCAATCCGGCCGATTTCTTTCTTCTTGTGCCCAAGGCTGCCGCAGGCAGGATGAGCGGATGA
- the dnaQ gene encoding DNA polymerase III subunit epsilon has product MREIIFDTETTGLDNKIDRVIEIGGIELLNHFPTGRTFHVYINPGAQKVHPDALAVHGITDDFLKDKPGFAAIVGDLLSFFEDAKWVAHNATFDMGFINAELARLSLPPVPQEQVIDTLSLARRKHPMGPNSLDALCRRYGVDNTHRTKHGALLDSELLAEVYIEMIGGRQAALGLSGVEQVTTVVEVDTVDVSALIRPRPLPPRLTEEAVREHQAMIASLGEKALWSRYR; this is encoded by the coding sequence ATGCGTGAGATCATCTTCGATACGGAAACCACGGGCCTCGACAACAAGATCGACCGTGTGATCGAAATCGGTGGCATCGAACTTCTCAATCATTTCCCCACCGGCCGCACCTTTCACGTCTATATCAATCCCGGCGCGCAGAAGGTGCATCCGGACGCCCTGGCGGTGCACGGGATCACCGATGACTTCCTGAAGGACAAGCCGGGTTTCGCCGCGATCGTCGGTGACTTGCTGAGCTTCTTTGAGGATGCCAAATGGGTCGCGCATAATGCCACCTTCGACATGGGCTTCATCAATGCCGAACTCGCCAGGTTGTCGCTGCCGCCGGTGCCGCAGGAGCAGGTGATCGATACGCTGTCCCTGGCGCGGCGCAAGCACCCGATGGGACCGAATTCGCTGGATGCCCTGTGCCGCCGTTATGGCGTCGACAATACGCACCGGACGAAGCACGGCGCGCTTCTCGACTCCGAACTTCTGGCGGAAGTTTATATCGAGATGATCGGCGGCCGCCAGGCCGCGCTCGGGCTGTCCGGCGTCGAACAGGTCACGACGGTGGTGGAAGTCGACACCGTCGATGTGTCAGCCTTGATCCGTCCGCGTCCGCTTCCCCCGCGCTTGACGGAAGAGGCTGTGCGGGAGCATCAGGCCATGATCGCAAGCCTCGGCGAAAAAGCGCTTTGGAGTCGGTACCGCTAG
- the coaE gene encoding dephospho-CoA kinase (Dephospho-CoA kinase (CoaE) performs the final step in coenzyme A biosynthesis.): MIKIGLTGSIGMGKSTTAQMFAAEGIAVNDADAVVHALYQSKAVEPVEAEFPGVTRKGVIDRVELGRRLAIDPSGFKRLEAIVHPLVQAHEQDFVATQQAAGADMVVLDIPLLFEVGAEKRVDVIVVVTCDPQIQRERVLARPGMTPERLELILSRQVPDSEKRKRADFLIDTGLGLEAARARVKTVIAEIRKRAAEGEGHA, translated from the coding sequence ATGATCAAGATCGGACTGACCGGCTCCATCGGCATGGGAAAATCGACGACCGCGCAGATGTTCGCGGCGGAAGGTATTGCCGTCAATGATGCCGATGCCGTCGTCCATGCGCTCTATCAGTCCAAAGCGGTGGAGCCGGTAGAGGCGGAATTTCCGGGCGTGACGCGCAAGGGTGTGATCGATCGCGTCGAGCTCGGGCGTCGGCTGGCCATCGATCCAAGCGGTTTCAAGCGGCTGGAGGCCATCGTGCATCCGCTCGTTCAGGCGCATGAGCAGGATTTCGTCGCAACGCAGCAGGCGGCCGGTGCCGATATGGTGGTGCTCGATATTCCGCTGCTCTTCGAAGTCGGGGCCGAAAAACGGGTTGATGTGATTGTCGTGGTGACCTGCGATCCGCAGATTCAGCGTGAGCGGGTTCTGGCCCGGCCTGGAATGACGCCGGAGCGGCTGGAGCTGATCCTGTCCCGCCAGGTGCCGGACAGCGAGAAACGGAAGAGGGCGGATTTCCTCATCGATACCGGCCTTGGCCTGGAAGCGGCGCGTGCCCGTGTGAAGACGGTGATTGCCGAGATCCGCAAGCGGGCGGCAGAAGGAGAAGGACATGCGTGA
- a CDS encoding Smr/MutS family protein, translating to MKKERKLSAEERILWSTVAKTAKPLPGRLEDLLAFEDSFDTEIGDRGAPAGSSGTPPAAVIPQEGQKRPKGVHQPLERPVKRKIARGRLPLEARIDLHGMFQSEAHGVLLDFLMRAHERGLRHVLVITGKGSSLGSEGALKRAVPMWFAKPEFRFLISSYEPAARHHGGEGALYVRLSRRGGET from the coding sequence ATGAAGAAGGAACGCAAGCTCAGTGCGGAAGAGCGGATCCTCTGGAGCACGGTCGCCAAAACGGCCAAGCCGCTTCCGGGCCGGCTAGAAGACTTGCTGGCCTTCGAGGACAGTTTCGACACCGAGATCGGCGATCGCGGCGCGCCTGCGGGCAGCAGTGGAACTCCGCCGGCTGCCGTAATTCCGCAGGAGGGGCAGAAGCGCCCGAAAGGCGTGCACCAGCCCCTCGAGCGTCCGGTCAAGCGCAAGATTGCGCGGGGACGGCTGCCGCTTGAAGCGCGCATCGACCTGCACGGCATGTTTCAGAGCGAAGCGCATGGTGTCTTGCTCGATTTTCTGATGCGGGCGCATGAGCGCGGCCTGCGTCATGTGCTCGTGATTACCGGCAAGGGGAGTTCTCTTGGAAGCGAGGGGGCGTTGAAGCGCGCAGTGCCCATGTGGTTTGCCAAGCCGGAATTCCGCTTCCTGATCTCCTCCTACGAGCCCGCCGCCCGCCATCACGGCGGCGAGGGGGCCCTTTATGTGCGCCTCAGTCGGCGCGGGGGAGAGACGTGA
- a CDS encoding Maf-like protein codes for MTRSLILASSSPFRRQLLDNAGLVFQAEAAKIDERAIEARLQAEGADPQRVALVLAQAKAIEVSRRHADAFVIGSDQTMSLGDRVYHKPATLEEAREALLSLSGKTHYLNSGVALALDGNMVWGTVVQAAMTVRNLTPQAVDAYLARAGETVLQSVGSYQVEGEGIRLFERIDGDYFTIIGLPLLPLLQALRERGAVND; via the coding sequence ATGACCAGATCGCTGATATTGGCTTCCTCCAGTCCGTTCCGCCGGCAGCTTCTGGACAATGCCGGACTGGTCTTTCAGGCCGAAGCCGCAAAGATCGACGAGCGGGCAATTGAGGCCCGATTGCAGGCGGAAGGCGCAGACCCGCAGCGCGTGGCCCTGGTGCTCGCCCAGGCGAAGGCTATCGAAGTCAGCCGGCGTCATGCCGATGCCTTTGTCATCGGATCGGATCAGACCATGTCGCTCGGCGATCGGGTCTATCACAAGCCCGCCACGCTGGAGGAGGCGCGTGAGGCGCTTCTCTCGCTTTCCGGGAAGACACATTATCTGAACAGCGGCGTGGCGCTTGCCTTGGATGGCAATATGGTCTGGGGAACCGTCGTCCAGGCGGCGATGACGGTGCGCAATTTGACGCCCCAGGCGGTCGATGCCTATCTGGCGCGAGCCGGCGAAACAGTGCTTCAAAGTGTCGGAAGCTATCAGGTGGAAGGCGAGGGGATCCGCCTGTTCGAGAGGATAGACGGAGATTATTTCACGATCATCGGTCTGCCTCTGCTGCCCCTCCTGCAGGCGTTAAGGGAACGCGGGGCCGTTAATGATTGA